A region of Streptomyces halobius DNA encodes the following proteins:
- the dgoD gene encoding galactonate dehydratase → MEISRIETFLAPPRWLFVRVETDEGVVGWGEPVVEGRAEPVRAAVEVLAEYLLGQDPSRIEDHWQVMTKGSFYRGGPVLSSAVAGLDQALWDIKGKRHGLPVYQLLGGPVRERIRAYAWVGGDEPHAIRDALTAQIEAGFTAVKMNGCGRMTPVAGRAEVRECLLRAETAREVLGDGRDFGLDFHGRVSPANARRLLPLLAEYAPMFVEEPVLPDYMAALPDLVNASNIPLALGERLFTRPDFLVPLQAGVAILQPDVSHAGGISEVRRIAALAETYGAQLAPHCPLGPVALAASLQVAFTTPNFLVQEQSIGIHYHQGAGLLDYVVDPEPFRFHEGSLLRTDHPGLGVEVDETAVRKADERGHAWRNPVWRHADGGFAEW, encoded by the coding sequence ATGGAGATCAGCCGCATCGAGACGTTTCTCGCCCCGCCACGCTGGCTGTTCGTACGGGTGGAGACCGATGAGGGCGTCGTCGGCTGGGGCGAGCCGGTGGTCGAAGGGCGCGCCGAGCCGGTGCGGGCGGCCGTGGAAGTGCTGGCCGAGTATCTCCTCGGCCAGGATCCCTCGCGTATCGAGGACCACTGGCAGGTCATGACCAAGGGGAGCTTCTATCGGGGCGGCCCCGTACTGTCGTCCGCCGTCGCCGGGCTGGACCAGGCGCTGTGGGACATCAAGGGGAAGCGGCACGGCCTGCCGGTGTACCAGCTGCTGGGCGGGCCGGTCCGCGAGAGGATCCGGGCCTACGCATGGGTCGGCGGCGACGAACCGCACGCGATCCGGGACGCGCTGACCGCGCAGATCGAAGCGGGCTTCACCGCCGTCAAGATGAACGGCTGCGGCCGGATGACGCCCGTGGCAGGCCGCGCCGAGGTACGGGAGTGCCTGCTGCGCGCCGAGACCGCACGTGAAGTCCTCGGTGACGGAAGGGACTTCGGGCTCGACTTCCATGGCCGGGTCTCCCCCGCCAATGCCCGCCGTCTCCTCCCCCTGCTGGCCGAGTACGCGCCGATGTTCGTCGAGGAGCCCGTCCTGCCCGACTACATGGCGGCCCTCCCGGACCTGGTCAACGCCTCCAACATCCCGCTCGCACTCGGTGAACGCCTTTTCACCCGGCCGGATTTCCTGGTGCCGCTGCAGGCCGGGGTCGCGATCCTGCAGCCCGATGTCTCGCATGCGGGCGGCATCTCCGAAGTACGCCGGATCGCCGCACTCGCGGAGACGTACGGCGCTCAGCTCGCCCCGCACTGCCCGCTCGGGCCGGTCGCGCTGGCGGCCAGCCTCCAAGTCGCCTTCACCACCCCGAACTTCCTCGTCCAGGAGCAGTCCATCGGTATCCATTACCACCAGGGCGCCGGACTGCTGGACTACGTCGTGGACCCGGAGCCGTTCCGCTTCCACGAGGGCTCGCTGCTGCGGACCGACCACCCCGGGCTCGGTGTGGAGGTGGACGAGACCGCCGTGCGAAAGGCCGACGAGAGAGGTCATGCCTGGCGGAACCCGGTCTGGCGTCATGCGGATGGGGGGTTCGCGGAGTGGTGA
- a CDS encoding HpcH/HpaI aldolase/citrate lyase family protein produces MRHFGHLAPDIRKSLFHQEPAEFTADSPARMLAVALGATLYSPATRPKLAADIIKQAGLGVVSMVLCLEDSIGDGDVAAGEENLVRQFALLDEAAAGGTDLPLLFIRVREPGQIPDLIRRMGATARRLSGFVLPKFTAERGAPFLEALVKAESACGRRLFAMPVLESPQLLHLESRTETLQGIARTVDAYRERVLALRLGVTDFCSAYGLRRAPDMTAYDVHIVASVIADVVNVLGRADGTGFTVTGPVWEYFRLHERMFKPQLRRSPFLGRAEELRTALIEHDMDGLLREIELDRANGLQGKTCIHPSHVAPVHALSVVSHEEFSDAADILRPERCDGGVMRSAYTNKMNEVKPHRAWAERTLLRAEAFGVAHEGVGFVELLEASLPQA; encoded by the coding sequence ATGCGTCATTTTGGGCACCTTGCGCCCGACATCCGGAAGAGCTTGTTCCACCAGGAGCCCGCGGAGTTCACCGCTGACTCCCCGGCCCGCATGCTCGCGGTAGCCCTGGGTGCCACGCTCTACAGCCCTGCCACCCGGCCGAAACTCGCCGCCGACATCATCAAACAGGCGGGTCTCGGCGTGGTGTCCATGGTGCTGTGTCTGGAGGACTCCATAGGGGACGGGGATGTCGCGGCCGGCGAGGAGAATCTCGTCCGGCAGTTCGCACTGCTCGACGAGGCGGCAGCGGGGGGCACCGACCTTCCGCTGCTGTTCATCCGCGTCCGTGAGCCCGGTCAAATACCGGATCTGATACGCCGGATGGGGGCCACCGCGCGCAGACTGTCCGGATTCGTACTGCCGAAGTTCACCGCGGAACGCGGAGCCCCGTTCCTGGAGGCGCTCGTCAAGGCCGAGTCCGCCTGCGGACGGCGGCTGTTCGCGATGCCGGTGCTGGAATCTCCGCAGCTGCTGCATCTGGAGAGCCGCACCGAAACCCTGCAGGGGATCGCCAGGACCGTTGACGCATACCGGGAACGGGTGCTCGCCCTGAGGCTCGGCGTCACGGACTTCTGCTCGGCCTACGGGCTCCGCCGGGCACCCGACATGACGGCGTATGACGTCCATATCGTGGCCTCCGTGATCGCCGACGTGGTGAATGTGCTGGGCCGGGCGGACGGTACGGGCTTCACGGTGACCGGCCCGGTGTGGGAGTACTTCCGGCTGCACGAGCGGATGTTCAAGCCCCAGCTGCGACGCAGCCCCTTCCTGGGGCGGGCCGAGGAACTGCGCACGGCACTGATCGAGCACGACATGGACGGTCTGCTGCGTGAGATCGAGCTGGACCGCGCGAACGGACTGCAGGGCAAGACCTGTATCCATCCCTCGCATGTCGCGCCGGTGCACGCGCTGTCGGTCGTCAGTCACGAGGAGTTCAGCGACGCCGCGGACATCCTGCGGCCCGAGCGGTGCGACGGCGGGGTCATGCGCTCCGCCTATACGAACAAGATGAACGAGGTGAAGCCGCATCGCGCCTGGGCGGAGCGCACGCTGCTGCGCGCCGAGGCGTTCGGCGTCGCGCACGAGGGCGTCGGTTTCGTGGAACTGCTGGAGGCGAGCCTTCCGCAGGCGTAG
- a CDS encoding FmdB family zinc ribbon protein, with amino-acid sequence MPRYEYRCRPCGTTFEVNRPMAESSAPAVCPEGHEDTVKLLSTVAVGGSATAPAPSGGGGGGGCCGGGCCG; translated from the coding sequence ATGCCTCGTTACGAATACCGGTGCCGCCCCTGTGGCACCACCTTCGAAGTGAACCGGCCGATGGCCGAGTCCTCCGCGCCGGCCGTCTGCCCCGAGGGCCACGAGGACACCGTGAAGCTGCTCTCCACCGTCGCCGTCGGCGGCTCCGCGACCGCCCCCGCCCCCAGCGGCGGGGGCGGGGGCGGCGGCTGCTGCGGGGGCGGCTGCTGCGGGTAG
- a CDS encoding DUF4383 domain-containing protein has translation MATGAPEEYLFRPWRLLRWFRVHPRLDEHLPVDHRLSKVYRVGAGLMGLVLVAFGILGLTHNIGFFDTGGDTVAGLNTNGALSVLSIVVGVLLFGAMVIGGNFASTFNMVFGLLFLLSGFVNLALLQTGLNFLAFKIQNVLFSFVVGLMLLVFGMYGRVSGGLSHDNPYWRARHPAEAEQFDRGQMHPIPGMTAGRQALRARQWPEHRQLGMLADGRTDVDSGSGAGRARGSKQERETD, from the coding sequence ATGGCTACTGGGGCTCCCGAAGAATACCTGTTCAGGCCCTGGAGACTCCTCCGGTGGTTCAGGGTTCACCCCCGGCTCGATGAGCATCTGCCGGTGGATCACCGGCTCAGCAAGGTCTACCGCGTCGGCGCGGGTTTGATGGGTCTGGTGCTTGTGGCGTTCGGCATCCTGGGCCTCACCCACAACATCGGATTCTTCGACACCGGCGGCGACACCGTGGCGGGCCTGAACACCAACGGCGCCCTCAGCGTGCTCTCGATCGTCGTCGGAGTGCTGCTCTTCGGCGCCATGGTGATCGGCGGCAATTTCGCCTCGACCTTCAACATGGTGTTCGGCCTGCTCTTCCTGCTGAGCGGCTTCGTGAACCTGGCGCTCCTGCAGACCGGACTGAACTTCCTCGCCTTCAAGATCCAGAACGTGCTGTTCAGCTTCGTCGTCGGGCTGATGCTGCTGGTCTTCGGGATGTACGGGCGGGTCAGCGGCGGGCTGTCGCACGACAACCCGTACTGGCGAGCCCGGCATCCCGCGGAAGCGGAGCAGTTCGACCGCGGGCAGATGCACCCCATACCAGGTATGACGGCCGGGCGGCAGGCATTGCGGGCTCGGCAGTGGCCCGAGCACAGACAGCTCGGCATGCTCGCCGACGGCAGGACCGATGTCGACAGCGGAAGCGGCGCCGGCCGGGCTCGCGGCAGCAAGCAGGAGAGGGAGACCGACTGA
- a CDS encoding N-acetylmuramoyl-L-alanine amidase, which yields MSDPMSAARFLKALRDEGVEVVEVGNWRRRNRNRKGPWGGVHGVMIHHTVTKGTRDTVRIVRDGYRTLPGPLAHGVITKDGRVHLTGYGRANHAGLGDPDVLSAVIAERALPADNERTTDGNRAFYGFECENLGDGNDPWPKAQLDAIERVSAAICRVHHWGARSVIGHLEWKPGKIDPKGFTMPDMRDRIASRLGQSKPRALPSPSRPKVSLSRLIAAARSNPPAKGQPVTYSGVKTYEAALVDEGLLAKTYLDGHFGTTTLTATTQWQERCGFRGRKPGQPADGIPGWDSLTSLGDKHGFDVID from the coding sequence ATGTCGGATCCGATGAGTGCCGCCCGCTTCCTGAAGGCCCTTCGCGACGAGGGCGTGGAGGTCGTCGAGGTCGGCAACTGGCGTAGGCGCAACCGGAACCGCAAAGGCCCGTGGGGCGGCGTGCATGGCGTGATGATCCATCACACCGTAACCAAGGGCACCAGGGACACGGTGCGGATCGTGCGGGACGGCTACCGCACCCTCCCGGGCCCGCTCGCACACGGAGTGATCACCAAGGACGGGCGGGTCCACCTCACCGGGTACGGCCGGGCCAACCACGCCGGGCTCGGCGACCCGGACGTCCTGTCCGCGGTCATCGCGGAGCGCGCCCTACCCGCCGACAACGAGCGGACGACGGACGGCAACCGGGCGTTCTACGGGTTCGAGTGCGAGAACCTCGGCGACGGGAACGACCCCTGGCCAAAAGCCCAGTTGGACGCGATCGAGCGCGTGAGTGCGGCGATCTGCCGCGTCCACCACTGGGGCGCCCGCTCCGTCATCGGACACCTGGAGTGGAAGCCCGGGAAGATCGACCCCAAGGGCTTCACGATGCCGGACATGAGGGACCGGATCGCCTCCCGCCTCGGCCAGAGCAAGCCCCGCGCACTCCCGAGCCCGTCCCGGCCGAAGGTCTCCCTGTCCCGGCTCATCGCCGCAGCGCGGAGCAATCCGCCGGCGAAGGGCCAGCCCGTCACCTACAGCGGCGTCAAGACGTATGAGGCCGCCCTCGTCGACGAGGGCCTGCTGGCCAAGACGTACCTCGACGGCCACTTCGGCACGACGACCCTCACGGCGACGACCCAGTGGCAGGAGCGGTGCGGCTTCCGCGGCCGGAAACCGGGCCAGCCCGCGGACGGCATCCCCGGCTGGGACTCCCTCACCTCCCTCGGCGACAAGCACGGCTTCGACGTCATCGACTGA
- a CDS encoding HAD family hydrolase, translating to MSAIVASDLDRTLIYSAAALNLAMPDAEAPRLLCVETYQRKPLSYMTETAAGLLAELARATTFVPTTTRTREQYGRIHLPGPAPEFAICANGGHLLVRGESDQDWQRTVAARLASQCAPLDEIRAHLIRTADPAWLLKERVAEDLFAYLVVERPLLPETWVKDLTDWAEERGWTVSLQGRKIYAVPKPLTKSAAVEEVARRTGASEVLAAGDSLLDADLLLAADRGWRPGHGELADSGWQAPHVTALDERGVAAGEEIVRAFIRGVATPGRAR from the coding sequence ATGAGCGCTATCGTCGCCAGCGACCTCGACCGCACCCTGATCTATTCGGCCGCCGCGCTGAATCTCGCCATGCCCGACGCCGAGGCGCCGCGGCTGCTGTGTGTCGAGACATACCAGCGCAAGCCGCTGTCCTATATGACGGAGACGGCGGCCGGACTGCTGGCCGAACTGGCCCGCGCCACCACCTTCGTGCCGACCACCACCCGCACCCGCGAGCAATACGGACGCATCCATCTCCCCGGCCCTGCACCGGAGTTCGCCATCTGCGCCAATGGCGGTCACCTGCTCGTACGGGGTGAGTCGGACCAGGACTGGCAGCGCACCGTCGCCGCGCGGCTCGCCTCGCAGTGCGCGCCCCTCGACGAGATCCGCGCGCACCTCATCCGCACCGCCGACCCGGCCTGGCTGCTGAAGGAACGCGTCGCCGAGGACCTCTTCGCCTACCTCGTCGTGGAGCGTCCGCTGCTGCCGGAAACCTGGGTGAAGGATCTCACCGACTGGGCGGAAGAACGCGGTTGGACCGTTTCTCTGCAGGGCCGCAAGATCTACGCCGTACCGAAGCCGCTCACCAAGAGCGCTGCTGTCGAAGAGGTGGCCCGCCGCACCGGGGCGTCGGAGGTCCTCGCGGCCGGCGACTCCCTGCTCGACGCCGATCTGCTGCTGGCGGCGGACCGCGGCTGGCGGCCCGGACACGGTGAGCTGGCGGACTCGGGCTGGCAGGCCCCGCACGTCACGGCGCTCGACGAGCGTGGTGTCGCGGCGGGTGAGGAAATCGTCCGGGCCTTCATCCGCGGCGTCGCCACCCCGGGCCGCGCCCGCTGA
- a CDS encoding FadR/GntR family transcriptional regulator — translation MRQLGNTASYSYAGRGIHKVTVEALAKRIFDGTYGVGDTLALPDLMTELQVSQTVLREAIKVLSTKGLLDARQKRGTFVRPEEEWNLLDADVLRWKLTVGASSDFFADVLELRRSIEPAAAALAAERRTDDDLAALDAALKVMAATDTDPVMRVRADAFFHTAMLNASNNRFYTQMHRVIVPVIVRRDRAARAGGAFAYPHAAHAKVVEAVRDRDADGAYVSMLELLDLPASEDA, via the coding sequence ATGAGGCAGTTGGGGAACACAGCCTCGTACTCATACGCGGGACGCGGGATCCACAAGGTGACGGTCGAAGCGCTCGCGAAGCGGATCTTCGACGGCACCTATGGTGTGGGCGACACTCTCGCCCTGCCGGACCTGATGACAGAACTGCAGGTCAGCCAGACAGTGCTGCGTGAGGCGATCAAGGTACTGTCCACCAAGGGCCTGCTCGACGCCCGCCAGAAGCGCGGTACCTTCGTGCGCCCCGAGGAGGAGTGGAACCTCCTGGACGCCGATGTGCTGCGCTGGAAGCTCACGGTCGGCGCCTCCTCGGACTTCTTCGCCGACGTGCTCGAACTCCGCCGTTCCATCGAGCCCGCGGCGGCAGCGCTCGCCGCGGAGCGCCGCACCGACGACGATCTCGCGGCGCTCGACGCCGCGCTGAAGGTGATGGCCGCCACCGACACTGATCCCGTGATGCGCGTCCGCGCGGACGCGTTCTTCCACACGGCGATGCTGAACGCGTCGAACAACCGCTTTTACACGCAGATGCACCGAGTGATCGTGCCCGTCATCGTGCGGCGCGACCGTGCGGCGCGCGCGGGCGGCGCGTTCGCGTATCCGCATGCCGCGCATGCCAAGGTCGTCGAGGCGGTGCGCGACCGGGACGCCGACGGGGCCTACGTCTCGATGCTCGAACTGCTGGATCTGCCGGCCAGTGAGGATGCTTGA
- a CDS encoding phosphoribosyltransferase, with translation MEETERVVWTGEWVAERLGVSLSGGDELPKLLGLALRRNPKRAHLLVSNVLGKHVPQRPGVVHGAGVGLGRRVRELLGDEAAARSVVLGYAETATGLGHSVADGLALAPYLHSTRRPVAGVPQVGGFEEEHSHATSHLLLPEDRDLLAGDGPLVLVDDEFSTGRTVLNTIKALHTQFPRERYVVVALVDMRSDADRTHLEEFAAELGARVDLVALAAGGVRLPAHVLERGRELVAAHESRTVASANAPATDVVRVALDWPAGLPDGGRHGFTPAHRERLEAGLPAMAARIAEHVDGARRILVLGNEELMYTPLRLAEALDNQLADTTAGAGAAQAGEPGPPADGAGVYFSTTTRSPVLAVDDPGYAIRTRLAFPAHDRPADGPGERYAYNVAAGADPARRFDAVVAVVDSYGDLPELHAAGGLLDRLAEHTDRLLLAVIPAYVPRSGASSEASPPAPSEHRGRAADETASSHTPQRQVRSMHLPEPLRGPAFSSYAPEEVGWLLQDLSDVTLEAPTEEREEAIQRGGAHYAESLPVEYQPSDQYQALFHSALQTSASRIARAVGAVTETVLAERTKNPVLVSLARAGTPVGVLMRRWARHAHGLELPHYAVSIVRGRGIDTTALRWLAAHHDPADVVFVDGWTGKGAITRELAEALADFPGFDPRIAVLADPGSCVETYGTRDDFLIPSACLNSTVSGLISRTVLRDDLVGPDDFHGAKFYRELVGSDVSRAFLDAVGARFADVSEAVAADVKELAAADRTPTWEGWAAVERISGEYGIHDVNLVKPGVGETTRVLLRRVPWKVLAQRGAGADLDHVRLLAEQRGVPVEEVDELPYTCVGLIHPRFTRGATGADGKAVAS, from the coding sequence ATGGAGGAGACGGAACGCGTGGTGTGGACCGGAGAGTGGGTCGCCGAGCGGCTCGGTGTCTCGCTGAGCGGCGGGGACGAACTGCCCAAGCTGCTGGGTCTGGCACTGCGACGCAACCCCAAGCGGGCCCATCTGCTCGTGTCGAACGTGCTGGGCAAGCATGTACCGCAGCGGCCCGGAGTGGTCCATGGCGCCGGCGTCGGACTGGGGCGGAGGGTGCGGGAGCTGCTGGGGGACGAGGCCGCCGCCCGGTCCGTTGTCCTGGGCTACGCCGAGACCGCCACCGGACTGGGGCATTCCGTGGCCGACGGGCTGGCGCTCGCGCCGTATCTGCACTCCACCCGTCGGCCGGTGGCGGGCGTCCCGCAGGTGGGCGGCTTCGAGGAGGAGCACAGCCACGCGACCTCGCATCTGCTGCTTCCGGAGGACCGCGACCTCCTTGCCGGGGACGGCCCGCTGGTGCTCGTCGACGATGAGTTCTCCACCGGCAGGACCGTCCTGAACACCATCAAGGCGCTGCACACGCAGTTCCCGCGCGAGCGGTACGTGGTCGTCGCCCTCGTCGACATGCGCTCCGACGCGGACCGCACCCACCTGGAGGAGTTCGCCGCGGAACTGGGCGCCCGCGTCGACCTCGTGGCCCTGGCCGCGGGCGGCGTACGCCTCCCGGCGCATGTCCTGGAGCGTGGCCGGGAACTCGTCGCCGCCCATGAGTCCCGCACGGTGGCCTCGGCGAACGCACCGGCCACGGACGTGGTACGGGTTGCCCTCGACTGGCCCGCCGGACTGCCCGACGGCGGACGGCACGGCTTCACCCCCGCGCACCGCGAGCGGCTGGAGGCCGGGCTGCCGGCCATGGCGGCCCGCATCGCGGAGCACGTGGACGGCGCACGCCGCATTCTCGTCCTCGGCAACGAGGAGCTGATGTATACGCCGCTGCGGCTCGCCGAGGCCCTGGACAACCAGCTCGCCGACACCACGGCCGGCGCCGGTGCGGCGCAGGCCGGCGAGCCGGGCCCGCCGGCCGACGGCGCCGGGGTCTATTTCTCGACAACCACCCGGTCGCCCGTGCTCGCCGTGGACGACCCCGGCTATGCGATACGGACCCGGCTCGCCTTCCCCGCCCACGACCGGCCCGCCGACGGACCGGGGGAGCGGTACGCGTACAACGTCGCGGCCGGCGCCGACCCGGCGCGCCGCTTCGACGCCGTCGTGGCCGTCGTGGACTCGTACGGCGACCTCCCCGAACTGCACGCCGCCGGCGGTCTGCTGGACCGTCTCGCCGAGCACACCGACCGGCTGCTGCTCGCCGTCATCCCCGCGTACGTCCCGCGGTCCGGGGCCTCTTCCGAGGCGTCGCCCCCTGCGCCGTCCGAGCACCGCGGTCGGGCGGCGGACGAGACCGCCTCCTCGCACACTCCGCAACGACAGGTCCGTTCCATGCACCTCCCCGAGCCGCTGCGCGGCCCCGCCTTCTCCTCCTACGCCCCCGAGGAGGTCGGCTGGCTTCTGCAGGACCTGTCCGACGTCACTCTGGAAGCGCCCACCGAGGAACGTGAGGAGGCGATTCAGCGCGGCGGAGCCCACTACGCCGAGTCGCTGCCCGTGGAGTACCAGCCGAGCGACCAGTACCAAGCGCTCTTCCACAGCGCGCTGCAGACGTCCGCGAGCCGGATCGCGCGGGCCGTCGGGGCCGTCACCGAGACCGTGCTCGCCGAGCGCACGAAGAACCCGGTGCTGGTGTCGCTGGCGCGGGCCGGCACACCGGTCGGTGTGCTGATGCGCCGCTGGGCGCGGCACGCCCACGGCCTGGAACTGCCGCACTACGCCGTCTCCATCGTGCGTGGCCGGGGCATCGACACCACCGCACTGCGCTGGCTGGCCGCCCACCATGACCCGGCGGATGTCGTCTTCGTGGACGGCTGGACCGGAAAGGGCGCCATCACCCGCGAACTCGCCGAGGCGCTGGCGGACTTCCCGGGATTCGACCCCCGGATCGCCGTACTCGCCGACCCCGGCAGCTGCGTCGAGACCTATGGCACCCGCGATGACTTCCTCATCCCGTCCGCCTGCCTCAACTCCACTGTCTCCGGGCTCATATCGCGCACCGTCCTGCGCGATGACCTGGTGGGCCCGGACGACTTCCACGGCGCCAAGTTCTACCGTGAACTGGTCGGCAGCGATGTGTCACGGGCCTTCCTGGACGCGGTCGGCGCGCGGTTCGCCGACGTCTCCGAGGCGGTTGCCGCGGACGTGAAGGAGCTGGCCGCCGCCGACCGCACTCCCACCTGGGAGGGCTGGGCGGCCGTCGAGCGGATCAGTGGGGAGTACGGCATCCACGATGTGAACCTCGTGAAGCCCGGTGTCGGCGAGACCACCCGGGTACTGCTGCGCAGGGTCCCCTGGAAGGTCCTCGCCCAGCGGGGTGCCGGGGCCGATCTCGATCATGTGCGCCTCCTGGCCGAACAACGGGGCGTGCCCGTCGAAGAGGTCGACGAACTGCCCTATACCTGTGTCGGGTTGATCCACCCCCGCTTCACCCGCGGGGCCACGGGTGCTGACGGCAAGGCGGTGGCCTCCTGA
- a CDS encoding holin, which produces MANAPVEKKVTAASAAAYLGSTGLLGILAAVQDNARLLEWMPDTLSPFILAIVPTLITFATGWQAKHTPRTSDGVEPTEG; this is translated from the coding sequence ATGGCAAACGCACCTGTAGAGAAGAAAGTCACCGCGGCCTCTGCCGCCGCCTACCTCGGATCGACCGGCCTCCTCGGCATCCTCGCCGCGGTACAGGACAACGCCCGGCTGCTGGAGTGGATGCCGGACACCCTGAGCCCGTTCATCCTCGCAATCGTCCCGACGCTCATCACCTTCGCGACCGGCTGGCAGGCGAAGCACACCCCACGCACTTCGGACGGCGTCGAACCGACCGAAGGCTGA
- a CDS encoding sugar kinase, translating to MSGMSGQRDQATEEGQRGHTGHPAPETRPRPDVFTFGETMVALQGSGPLKLGGTMNVSIAGAESNVAIGLARLGHLVHWSGTVGEDEAGELVLRTLRAEGVEISGAATDPDAPTGLILFEPRLPEVTRAHYYRAGSAGSRIEPHAIERVFAAAPPRVLHLTGITPALSPTARSAARLALRLACQNGSLICLDVNFRARLWTAQEAAAVLREWIPYVDTLIASDDELPLCLPTSGDGIPRTATNTEATSDKATNEDEIPGRATGGDDIRDRATGGHEAADEGAPSLARDPAATTADQARLLRQLGVGEVIVTLGADGATAFTHDGSLHRPAEPVRAVDPVGAGDAFVAGYLSALLDGEDLAGRLERAVTTGAFAVASPGDWEGAPTRAELGMLSAPPGTVVR from the coding sequence ATGAGCGGGATGAGCGGGCAGCGGGATCAGGCTACGGAAGAGGGGCAGCGAGGTCATACGGGGCATCCGGCCCCGGAGACCCGCCCGAGGCCGGACGTCTTCACCTTCGGCGAGACGATGGTCGCCCTGCAGGGCAGCGGCCCGCTGAAGCTCGGCGGCACGATGAACGTCTCCATCGCCGGCGCGGAGAGCAATGTCGCGATCGGCCTGGCCCGGCTCGGCCACCTCGTCCACTGGTCGGGCACGGTCGGCGAGGACGAGGCCGGAGAACTGGTCCTGCGTACACTGCGGGCCGAAGGCGTCGAGATCTCCGGCGCCGCGACCGACCCGGATGCCCCGACCGGGCTGATCCTCTTCGAGCCACGGCTGCCGGAGGTCACCCGGGCCCACTACTACCGTGCGGGATCGGCCGGTTCGCGGATCGAGCCCCACGCCATCGAGCGGGTCTTCGCCGCCGCCCCACCTCGCGTACTGCACCTGACGGGCATCACCCCCGCCCTGAGCCCCACGGCTCGTTCGGCGGCACGCCTCGCCCTCCGACTCGCCTGCCAAAACGGCTCATTGATCTGCCTCGACGTCAACTTCCGTGCACGACTCTGGACCGCGCAAGAAGCCGCCGCGGTCCTGCGTGAGTGGATTCCGTACGTGGACACCCTGATCGCCTCGGACGACGAGCTGCCCCTGTGCCTGCCGACGAGCGGGGACGGGATCCCCCGCACGGCGACGAACACGGAGGCGACCTCCGACAAGGCGACGAACGAGGACGAGATCCCCGGCAGGGCCACGGGCGGGGACGATATCCGCGACAGGGCGACGGGCGGGCATGAGGCCGCGGACGAGGGCGCCCCGTCCCTCGCCCGCGACCCGGCAGCCACCACCGCGGACCAGGCCAGGCTGCTGCGGCAGCTGGGCGTCGGTGAGGTCATCGTCACACTCGGCGCCGACGGGGCGACGGCCTTCACCCACGACGGCTCACTGCACCGGCCCGCCGAGCCGGTACGGGCGGTGGATCCCGTAGGAGCGGGCGATGCCTTCGTAGCGGGCTATCTCTCGGCGTTGCTGGACGGCGAAGACCTGGCCGGACGCCTTGAGCGAGCCGTGACCACCGGCGCGTTCGCGGTCGCCTCCCCGGGCGACTGGGAAGGCGCGCCGACCCGCGCCGAACTCGGCATGCTGAGCGCACCGCCCGGCACCGTCGTGCGCTGA
- a CDS encoding O-methyltransferase gives MYDYVLAHNPPLDSVQRGLVETTHRQFPESAIMQSAAEQGALLAFLLRLIGARHVAEVGTFTGFSALCMAQALPADGTLITCDVSEEWTAYGREAWAKAGVADRVQLRLAPALDTLRAMPAEPHIDFAYIDADKAGYIGYWEELVPRLRPGGLIVADNVLFHGEVVNTEATGPARAIREFNDHVRADDRMEAVMLTVADGVTVARRR, from the coding sequence ATGTACGACTACGTTCTCGCCCACAATCCCCCATTGGACTCCGTGCAGCGGGGGCTCGTGGAGACCACGCACCGGCAGTTCCCCGAATCCGCGATCATGCAGTCGGCGGCGGAGCAGGGTGCCTTGCTGGCGTTCCTGCTGCGGCTGATCGGGGCGCGGCATGTGGCCGAGGTGGGCACGTTCACCGGGTTCTCCGCCTTGTGCATGGCCCAGGCGCTGCCCGCGGACGGCACGCTGATCACCTGCGATGTTTCCGAGGAGTGGACGGCGTACGGCCGTGAGGCATGGGCGAAGGCCGGTGTCGCGGACCGTGTCCAGCTGCGGCTCGCACCCGCATTGGACACCCTGCGGGCCATGCCGGCCGAGCCGCATATCGACTTCGCGTATATCGATGCGGACAAGGCGGGCTATATCGGCTACTGGGAGGAACTGGTGCCGCGGCTGCGGCCCGGGGGCCTGATCGTCGCGGACAACGTGCTGTTCCACGGCGAGGTCGTCAACACGGAGGCCACCGGACCGGCCCGAGCGATCAGGGAGTTCAACGACCATGTGCGGGCGGACGACCGGATGGAGGCGGTGATGCTCACCGTGGCGGACGGCGTGACGGTGGCGCGTCGGCGGTAG